Proteins found in one Pyxidicoccus trucidator genomic segment:
- a CDS encoding prephenate dehydrogenase/arogenate dehydrogenase family protein encodes MSESIALLGYGRFGRALSGLLVEAGVPHRVHDPRQEAVPPELRAGSLAEAVGGASLVVLAMSVGAMRAVLQELRPHLTPAQTVLDVGSVKVRPVQVLASVLGRDIPWAGTHPLWGPASLARGDRPRRTVVCPNELHPEAARRARELFERLGCEVTEMTPDEHDALMSRTHVLTFFLAHGLMRAEAGKDLPFAPPSFQPLARLVEYARQEVPHLLGVVQSENPYGHDARVGLMDALTRLHLELEASRASGGHGAPEAIPTPPGLGELRERIDVLDREMVELLGRRARLVQQAARVKAEHGLPLPDLGREASLLEVRRQWASEEKVDVDAVEDVFRAVLRFSRRTPQD; translated from the coding sequence ATGTCGGAGAGCATCGCGTTGCTGGGCTATGGGCGCTTCGGTCGCGCCCTCTCGGGGTTGCTTGTCGAAGCAGGCGTCCCGCACCGGGTGCATGACCCACGGCAGGAAGCGGTTCCCCCCGAGCTTCGAGCAGGCTCGCTCGCGGAAGCGGTAGGCGGCGCAAGCCTCGTGGTGCTGGCCATGTCCGTGGGGGCCATGCGTGCGGTCCTCCAGGAGCTGCGCCCGCACCTGACGCCCGCGCAGACGGTGCTCGACGTGGGCAGCGTCAAGGTGCGGCCGGTGCAGGTGCTGGCGTCGGTGCTCGGGCGGGACATCCCCTGGGCCGGCACGCATCCACTCTGGGGCCCCGCCAGCCTCGCGCGGGGAGACCGTCCCCGGCGCACCGTGGTGTGTCCGAACGAGCTGCACCCGGAGGCCGCTCGGCGCGCCCGGGAGCTGTTCGAGCGGCTGGGGTGCGAGGTGACGGAGATGACTCCGGACGAGCACGACGCGCTGATGTCGCGCACGCACGTGCTCACGTTCTTCCTGGCGCACGGCTTGATGCGTGCCGAGGCGGGGAAGGACCTTCCCTTCGCGCCTCCGAGCTTCCAGCCCCTTGCCCGCCTGGTGGAGTACGCGCGCCAGGAGGTGCCCCACCTGCTCGGCGTCGTGCAGTCGGAGAACCCGTATGGGCACGACGCGCGCGTGGGGTTGATGGACGCCCTCACGCGGCTGCACCTGGAGCTCGAAGCCTCCCGGGCCTCCGGCGGTCACGGCGCCCCCGAGGCCATTCCCACGCCTCCCGGGTTGGGTGAGCTTCGCGAGCGCATCGATGTGCTCGACCGCGAGATGGTGGAGCTGCTGGGCCGGCGCGCGCGGCTCGTGCAGCAGGCGGCTCGGGTCAAGGCCGAGCACGGCCTGCCCCTGCCGGACCTGGGGCGGGAGGCGAGCCTCCTGGAGGTGCGGCGCCAGTGGGCCTCGGAAGAGAAGGTGGATGTCGACGCAGTGGAGGACGTGTTCCGCGCGGTGCTGCGCTTCTCACGGCGGACGCCTCAGGACTGA
- a CDS encoding U32 family peptidase, with the protein MTRRRPEILAPAGDLDSMKAALASGADAVYFGLDEGFNARARAENFSLATLPQTLALVHRAGARAYLTLNTLVFEPELPVVEDILRRVAAAGVDALIVQDPAVALVARAVCPRMEVHASTQMTISSAEGARFARGLGATRVVVPRELSVVEIQRLASETDIELEVFIHGALCMSWSGQCLTSEAWGGRSANRGQCAQSCRLPYDLVVDGQTRELGDVQYLLSPKDLAGVMAVPRLVDIGVHSLKIEGRQKGPQYVSTAVQGYRRWVDGVAAGKPDAGALKRDLAGMTLSYSRGFSHGFFAGSDHQTLVEGRFPKHRGAYLGLVESVHGRDVRVVDDPEGRPWTGGLGQEQERPDTPQGKVSSPLEGDAPVAAELSPRPGMGVVFDAGHPEDKHEPGGPLFRVERKGRGWVLGFGNPGPDLERVAPGQRVWVTSDPSLAKRTEELLAQGEPEGRVPLELTVSGAAGVPLAVTGRARGGHVCAVSSEVPLAEARGGGMGAALLKDKLAALGGTPFHLAGLDTSALASGLHLPVSELKALRRRLVAELSEAVARGPVRTVHEGSTLEGLRASLRERVVEKPRAEGARLLPLCRTDEQLEAVIAAGLPEVELDWMELVGLQRAVERARAAGLRVTIATVRVQKPGEEGYDARIAKLKPDAVLVRHWGAMMHFLERPPAPGEPRPALHGDFSLNVTNSVTALHLLGLGLDTLTFAHDLDAVQLEAMLEHLPAERFAVTVHHHIATFHTEHCVYSHTLSHGRDYRSCGRPCEKHRVSLRDHKGLEHPVVVDVGCRNTVFNAQAQSAASLVPRLLERGVRNYRVEFVRESREEATRVLSAYQDLLAGRISPAETVRRAAVHEQFGVTKGTMKVLNPTFTVQR; encoded by the coding sequence ATGACCCGTCGCCGTCCTGAAATCCTCGCCCCTGCGGGGGACCTCGACTCGATGAAGGCCGCGCTGGCCAGCGGCGCGGACGCCGTCTACTTCGGGCTCGACGAAGGCTTCAACGCGCGGGCCCGCGCGGAGAACTTCTCGCTCGCCACCCTGCCCCAGACGCTGGCGCTCGTGCACCGCGCCGGGGCCCGGGCGTACCTGACGCTGAACACGCTGGTGTTCGAGCCGGAACTGCCCGTGGTGGAGGACATCCTGCGGCGGGTGGCCGCGGCGGGGGTGGACGCGCTCATCGTCCAGGACCCGGCGGTGGCGCTGGTGGCTCGCGCGGTGTGTCCGCGGATGGAGGTCCACGCCTCCACGCAGATGACGATTTCGAGCGCGGAAGGTGCGCGCTTCGCTCGCGGGCTGGGCGCCACGCGCGTGGTGGTGCCGCGCGAGCTGTCGGTGGTGGAGATTCAGCGGCTGGCGTCGGAGACGGACATCGAGCTGGAGGTCTTCATCCACGGCGCGCTCTGCATGTCCTGGAGCGGCCAGTGCCTCACCAGCGAGGCGTGGGGCGGGCGCTCCGCCAACCGGGGGCAGTGCGCGCAGTCCTGCCGCCTGCCGTACGACCTGGTGGTGGATGGCCAGACGCGCGAGCTGGGGGACGTGCAGTATCTCCTCAGCCCCAAGGACCTGGCCGGCGTCATGGCGGTGCCGCGGCTCGTGGACATCGGCGTGCACTCGCTGAAGATTGAGGGCCGGCAGAAGGGGCCGCAGTACGTGAGCACGGCGGTGCAGGGCTACCGCCGCTGGGTGGACGGTGTGGCGGCAGGAAAGCCGGACGCGGGCGCGCTGAAGCGCGACCTGGCGGGCATGACGCTGTCGTACAGCCGGGGCTTCTCTCACGGCTTCTTCGCGGGCTCGGACCACCAGACGCTGGTGGAGGGGCGCTTCCCCAAGCACCGTGGCGCGTACCTGGGCTTGGTGGAGTCCGTGCACGGGCGCGACGTGCGCGTGGTGGACGACCCGGAAGGGCGCCCCTGGACGGGCGGATTGGGGCAGGAGCAGGAGCGCCCGGACACGCCGCAGGGCAAGGTGTCCTCGCCGCTGGAGGGGGATGCGCCGGTCGCGGCCGAGCTGTCCCCTCGCCCGGGCATGGGCGTGGTGTTCGACGCGGGCCACCCGGAGGACAAGCACGAGCCGGGCGGTCCGCTGTTCCGCGTGGAGCGCAAGGGACGCGGCTGGGTGCTGGGCTTCGGCAACCCGGGGCCAGATTTGGAGCGGGTGGCGCCGGGCCAGCGCGTGTGGGTGACGAGCGATCCTTCCCTGGCGAAGCGCACGGAGGAGCTGCTGGCCCAGGGCGAGCCCGAGGGCCGCGTGCCGCTGGAGCTGACGGTGTCCGGTGCGGCCGGGGTCCCGCTGGCGGTGACGGGCCGGGCGCGGGGCGGGCACGTGTGCGCGGTGTCGAGCGAGGTGCCGCTGGCCGAGGCGCGCGGCGGAGGAATGGGAGCCGCGCTGCTGAAGGACAAGCTTGCGGCGCTGGGCGGGACGCCCTTCCACCTCGCGGGGCTGGATACGTCCGCGCTGGCGTCGGGCCTGCATCTGCCGGTGTCGGAGCTGAAGGCGCTGCGACGCAGGCTGGTGGCGGAGCTGTCGGAGGCGGTGGCGCGGGGGCCGGTGCGCACGGTGCACGAGGGCTCCACGCTCGAAGGACTGCGCGCGTCGCTGCGGGAGCGCGTCGTCGAGAAGCCCCGGGCCGAAGGTGCGCGGTTGCTGCCGCTGTGCCGGACGGACGAGCAGCTGGAAGCGGTGATTGCCGCGGGCCTGCCCGAGGTGGAGCTGGACTGGATGGAGCTGGTGGGCCTGCAGCGCGCGGTGGAGCGGGCGCGAGCGGCGGGGCTGCGGGTGACGATTGCGACGGTGCGCGTGCAGAAGCCCGGTGAGGAGGGCTACGACGCGCGCATCGCGAAGCTGAAGCCGGACGCGGTGCTCGTGCGACACTGGGGCGCGATGATGCACTTCCTGGAGCGCCCGCCCGCGCCCGGAGAGCCTCGCCCGGCGCTGCATGGGGACTTCTCGCTCAACGTCACCAACTCGGTGACGGCGCTGCACCTGCTGGGGCTGGGGCTGGACACGCTGACCTTCGCGCACGACCTGGACGCGGTGCAGCTGGAGGCGATGCTGGAGCACCTGCCGGCGGAGCGCTTCGCGGTGACGGTGCACCACCACATCGCGACGTTCCACACGGAGCACTGCGTGTACTCGCACACGCTGTCGCACGGACGGGACTACCGGAGCTGCGGGCGGCCATGTGAGAAGCACCGCGTGTCCCTGAGGGACCACAAGGGGCTGGAGCACCCGGTGGTGGTGGACGTGGGGTGCCGCAACACGGTGTTCAACGCACAGGCGCAGAGCGCGGCCTCGCTGGTGCCCCGGCTGCTGGAGCGCGGAGTGCGTAACTACCGCGTGGAGTTCGTCCGCGAGTCACGCGAGGAAGCCACGCGCGTGCTGTCCGCGTACCAGGACCTGCTGGCGGGCCGAATCTCCCCGGCGGAGACGGTGCGCCGCGCGGCGGTGCACGAGCAGTTCGGCGTGACGAAGGGCACCATGAAGGTGCTCAACCCCACCTTCACCGTGCAGCGCTGA
- a CDS encoding Imm49 family immunity protein, with protein sequence MRHDPLELAQENYSFQLRCALEAVEEGDATAEDLSTIAFSYRILGLCALLRDMDGERFARLLRKSGLARLHLLRQVASETQPPDQVLAISKDTGFVAALAAGDLDTATRIAERSPDTFLEGIEYEEEFLFFHFQQRLLRTPRDEASLWGTLDRWTRVVEGEPTVYLAVCQALLEANEAAFCSALGEVLKTRKESLRKYRKQLDFDRELDATEGKVYLNGLALVRLAQSRGVVVPQRLELIPRPAREASCPALPEDAWLSP encoded by the coding sequence ATGAGGCATGACCCGCTGGAGCTGGCGCAGGAGAACTACAGCTTCCAGCTTCGGTGCGCACTGGAGGCGGTGGAGGAAGGCGACGCCACCGCCGAGGACCTGTCCACCATCGCCTTCTCCTACCGCATCCTGGGACTCTGCGCCCTGCTGCGTGACATGGACGGGGAGCGGTTCGCAAGGCTCCTGCGCAAGTCAGGACTGGCCCGCTTGCATCTGCTGAGGCAGGTTGCTTCGGAGACCCAGCCCCCAGACCAGGTGCTAGCCATCAGCAAGGACACGGGCTTCGTCGCCGCGCTGGCCGCGGGGGACCTGGATACCGCGACACGCATCGCGGAGCGCTCACCGGACACGTTCCTGGAAGGTATTGAGTACGAGGAGGAGTTCCTCTTCTTCCACTTCCAGCAACGGCTGCTGCGCACCCCCCGGGACGAAGCCTCTCTCTGGGGCACCCTCGACCGCTGGACCCGCGTGGTAGAAGGCGAGCCCACCGTCTACCTCGCTGTCTGCCAGGCCCTGCTGGAAGCAAATGAGGCCGCGTTCTGCTCCGCGCTCGGCGAGGTGCTCAAGACGCGAAAGGAGAGCCTCCGGAAGTACCGGAAGCAACTCGACTTCGACCGGGAGCTCGATGCTACAGAGGGGAAGGTATACCTCAATGGGCTCGCTCTCGTGCGACTTGCGCAGTCCCGCGGGGTCGTCGTACCCCAGCGGCTGGAGCTGATTCCGCGGCCGGCCCGGGAGGCCTCATGTCCCGCGCTGCCAGAGGATGCCTGGCTCAGCCCATGA
- a CDS encoding SDR family oxidoreductase, whose product MADGVFRDGLLAGKVAFISGGSSGINLGIAEAFVKAGAKVAINGRNVEKLEGAVKGLQAHGTAMGVAADVRDYAAVEKALQTVRDAYGELDIVVCGAAGNFPAPALGMSSNGFKAVMDIDVLGTFNISRAAFDHLRKPGACLINISAPQAYLPMAMQVHVCAAKAGVDMITRVLAIEWGGSGVRVNAITPGPIDDTEGMRRLAPNEEGKQKLTQLLPLQRFGRKDDIAGLALFLASDAASYITGSIMVCDGGQSLLGGGAMMAALM is encoded by the coding sequence ATGGCTGATGGCGTGTTCCGGGACGGGCTGCTCGCGGGCAAGGTGGCGTTCATTTCCGGCGGCAGCAGTGGCATCAACCTCGGCATCGCCGAGGCCTTCGTGAAGGCGGGCGCGAAGGTCGCCATCAACGGCCGCAACGTGGAGAAGCTCGAGGGCGCCGTGAAGGGCCTCCAGGCCCACGGCACCGCCATGGGCGTGGCCGCCGACGTGCGGGACTACGCCGCCGTGGAGAAGGCCCTCCAGACGGTGCGCGACGCCTATGGCGAGTTGGACATCGTCGTGTGTGGCGCCGCCGGCAACTTCCCCGCGCCCGCGCTGGGCATGTCCTCCAACGGCTTCAAGGCCGTCATGGACATCGACGTGCTGGGCACCTTCAACATCAGCCGCGCGGCCTTCGACCACCTGCGCAAGCCCGGCGCCTGTCTCATCAACATCTCCGCGCCCCAGGCCTACCTGCCCATGGCCATGCAGGTCCACGTGTGCGCCGCCAAGGCCGGCGTGGACATGATCACCCGCGTGCTGGCGATTGAGTGGGGCGGCTCCGGCGTGCGCGTCAACGCGATTACCCCCGGCCCCATCGACGACACCGAGGGCATGCGCCGGCTCGCTCCCAACGAGGAGGGGAAGCAGAAGCTCACCCAGCTCCTGCCGCTGCAGCGCTTCGGCAGGAAGGACGACATCGCCGGGCTCGCGCTCTTCCTCGCCTCGGACGCCGCCTCCTACATCACCGGCTCCATCATGGTCTGCGACGGCGGTCAGTCCCTGCTCGGCGGCGGCGCCATGATGGCCGCCCTGATGTAG
- a CDS encoding crotonase/enoyl-CoA hydratase family protein encodes MDGTYKSLRIEKGEGVAELVLTGPGKGNAMGPDFWREMPEALKALDADDAVRVVLIRGEGNHFTYGLDLMGMMESLGPLLTAEGNLALERTKLLKLIGEMQQATEGVARCRKPVIAAVHGWCIGGGMDLIAACDFRYCSQDAKFSLREVKVGIVADLGALQRLPRIIGDGNTRELAYTGGDVDSARALRMGLVNEVFPTPEALLTEARATARRIADNPPLVIQGAKQVMEYCADKSIADGLRYVAVWNSAFLQSHDLTEAFSAFAERRPPRFQGR; translated from the coding sequence ATGGACGGCACGTACAAGTCGCTGCGCATCGAAAAGGGTGAGGGCGTCGCCGAACTGGTGCTCACCGGCCCGGGCAAGGGCAACGCCATGGGCCCCGACTTCTGGCGGGAGATGCCCGAGGCGCTGAAGGCCCTGGACGCGGACGACGCCGTGCGCGTCGTGCTGATTCGCGGCGAGGGCAACCACTTCACCTACGGCCTGGACCTGATGGGGATGATGGAGTCCCTCGGGCCGCTGCTCACCGCCGAGGGCAACCTCGCCCTGGAGCGCACGAAGCTGCTCAAGCTCATCGGCGAGATGCAGCAGGCCACCGAAGGCGTGGCCCGCTGCCGCAAGCCCGTCATCGCCGCCGTACACGGCTGGTGCATTGGCGGAGGCATGGACCTCATCGCCGCGTGTGACTTCCGGTACTGCTCCCAGGACGCGAAGTTCTCCCTGCGCGAGGTGAAGGTCGGCATCGTCGCGGACCTCGGCGCGCTCCAGCGCCTGCCGCGCATCATCGGCGATGGCAACACGCGCGAGCTGGCCTACACCGGCGGGGACGTGGACTCCGCGCGTGCCCTGCGCATGGGCCTGGTCAACGAGGTGTTCCCCACGCCCGAGGCACTGCTCACCGAGGCACGGGCCACGGCGCGGCGCATCGCCGACAACCCACCGCTCGTCATCCAGGGCGCCAAGCAGGTGATGGAGTACTGCGCGGACAAGTCCATCGCGGATGGCCTGCGCTACGTGGCGGTGTGGAACTCCGCCTTCCTCCAGTCGCATGATTTGACGGAGGCCTTCTCCGCCTTCGCCGAGCGCCGGCCTCCCCGCTTCCAGGGTCGTTGA